The DNA window CGCCGAAGCCGGTGCTCGCGCTGCGCTGGAGGCGCTGGCGGTCCATGAGGCCAAGTTCTATCCCCACATGTCGCCGGCGCAGCAGACCCTGCGCAACCAGCTTCGCGCCCATGCCCGCCAGCTTGGCGATGCCCAGAACACCAGGGACCAGATCACCCTCAAACGCCTGGTCCACGAGTGCGCCTACGAACATTGGCACCGCATGCTGTTCGCCCGGTTCCTGGCCGAAAACGACCTTTTAATTGAGCCTGATAGCAAGATGCCCATCAGCCTCGCAGAGGCCGAGGAACTCGCCAAGCACGCCCGAACCGATACCTGGACCTACGCCAGCCGCTGTGCCCAGCAGATGCTGCCAGCCATCTTCCGGCCCGATGACCCAGTACTGCAGGTCACCCTCGCCACGGAGCACCGCGTCGAGTTGGAGTGGCTGGTCAATGGCCTGACCTCCGACACCTTCAAAGCCGACGATTCACTCGGCTGGGTCTACCAGTTCTGGCAGTCGGCCGAAAAAGAAAAGGTCAATAAGGCCGGCGAGAAGATCACCAGCGATACGCTGCCCTCCGTCACGCAGCTTTTCACCGAGCACTACATGGTGCTCTTCCTGCTCCATAACACCCTCGGCGCCTGGTGGGCCGGCCGGAAACTCAGCAGCACTGACCTTGCCGAGGCGCAGACCGAAGAGGAACTCCGGCGCAAGTTGGCTCTCCCTGGCGTGCAGTGGGAGTACCTCCGTTTCGTCCGCGGAGCAGACGGCAAGAGTGGGCCTTGGTGCCCGGCAGCTGGCACCTTTCCCGGCTGGCCGCAACGCACGGCCGACATCAAGCTCCTTGATCCCTGCTGCGGCTCCGGCCATTTTCTCGTCGCCGGGTTCGAGCTGCTGGTGCGACTGCGCATGGCGGAGGAAGGGATGCCGCTGAACATCGCTGTCGACGCGGTTCTCCAATTCAATGTCTTCGGTCTTGAGATCGATGCCCGATGTACGCAGATCGCGGTCTTCAGTCTTGCGCTGGCTTCCTGGAAACTCGTTGGATACCGGCAGTCACTTCCAAAGCCCAACGTCGCCTGCACCGGCCTCTCCGCCGGCGGTACGCGCGACCAGTGGCTCAAGATCCTCGAAGGTCAAGGCAACCTTGAGCTCCGCTTCTTCTTCGGCCAACTCTACGATTTGTTCAGCAAAGCTCCGACGCTCGGCTCGCTCATCAACCCGCATCGCTTCCTGGGCAGCGGCATGCTCGATAAGACGGGCATGGAGACGCTTTTGCGCCATCTGCAAATCGCCATCTCCGACGACCCCCGCGCCACACCCGACAAACACGAGATGGGCATCGCCGCCCAGGGCGTGGCCAAAGCCGCCGAACTGCTCGCCGACAAGTACACGCTGGTGGTCACCAACGTGCCCTATCTCGGGCGAGGCAAGCAGGATGAGATTCTCAAGGAGCATCTGGAGACGCAGTACCCGCTGGGCAAGGCCGACCTCGCCACGGCGTTCGTGCTGCGCTGTCTGGAGTTTTGTGACAAGGGAGGCTCGACGGCCCTCGTCACGCCGCAGAACTGGCTCTTCCAGGCAACCTACGCGAAGCTTCGAGAGACGCTGCTTGAACGGCGCGAGTTTGCGTTGATTGCTCGCCTCGGACCCAAGGGGTTCCAGACCCCAATGTGGGATTTCAATGTTCTCTTGTCTGTAATGACCGCTTCAAAGGCTGCGTCTGAGCACCAGATTTCTGACTTGGATGCTTCGGACGCTAATACGCCCGAAGCCAAGGCGGTAGCGATTCAGAATCGGTCTGAGATTGCGATAACTCCCCAAGCAGCCCAGTTGTTGAATCCGGACGCTGCAATCCTCTCGTCGTTGATGGACCCATCCGCACTGCTCTCCGCGGCCGCTGCGACATGGCAGGGGCTAGTGACGACGGATGACAACAAATTTCTTGCCGCGTTTTGGGAAGTGGGCGTCTCACAAGACGTTTGGGCACAGCTACAGACGCCTCCTGATACCACCGACTACTATGGTGGAAGATCGCATCTGATCCGCTGGTGCAATGGGCAAGGCGACTTGCACCATGCCTCTAATGCGCACAACTTCCCGAGTTCACGGATGCTCGGCCGACCGGGAATTGCACTGCGGCGTATGCCGCCTCACAAAGCGACGCTGTTCGAAGGTACGGTGTTTGACGATCACATCGCGCCCATCGTCCCGAGCGATCCGGCGCTCCTACCCGCGCTCTGGTGCTTCTGTACCTCAGAAGAGTACGCTGATGCGGTTCACAGGATCGACCAACAACTCAAGGTCGCAGTTGCCAGCTTCCTCAAGGTTCCCTTCGACCTCGCTCGCTGGCAGACGGTCGCGGCAGGGAGATTCCCCGACGGTCTGCCCGAGCCCGAGAGCGACGATCCGACGCAATGGCTCTTCCATGGCCGGCCGGCACAATCCACCGCGCCGCTACAGGTGGCGGTTGTGCGGCTGCTGGGCTACCGCTGGCCGGCGGAACTCGATGCACAAATGCGCCTCAGTCGGCGGGCACGAGACTTGGTCAAGCGGTGCGATGAGTTGCTTAAATTTGCCGACGACGATGGCATCGTCTGCATCCCTTCCGTGCGCGGCGAGGAACCCGCCACCGACCGGCTGCTGACGCTGCTTTCAGCCTGTGGCGTCAAGCCCCACCGGAACCTGGACGAGTGGCTTCGCGATGATTTCTTCCAAGAGCATTGCAAGTTGTTCCACCACCGGCCGTTCGTCTGGCACATCTGGGATGGCCGCAAACGCGATGGCTTCCACGCGCTGGTGAACTACCACAAGCTCGCCGACGGCAAAAGGGGAAAGAAACTGCTGGAAAGTCTGACGTATAGCTACCTCGGCGAATGGATCAACCGGCAGCAGGATGGCGTGAAGCGAGGTGAGGATGGCGCGGAAGATCGACTGGACGCGGCGACGGAACTTCAACAGCGGCTGGTAGCGATCATCGAAGGCGAGCCGCCGTTTGACCTGTTCGTCCGCTGGAAGCCGCTGGCGGAGCAGCCCATAGGCTGGGAGCCGGACATCGACGATGGCGTGCGGGTGAACATCCGCCCGTTCCTCGCGTCGGACCTGCCCAATGGCAAAACCGGCACTGGCGTCCTGCGGTGGAAGCCGAACATCAAGTGGGCTAAGGACCGCGGCAAGGAGCTCAAGCGCCCGATCCGCGAGTACCC is part of the Humisphaera borealis genome and encodes:
- a CDS encoding Eco57I restriction-modification methylase domain-containing protein; protein product: MPALPSNLRNKLENTVVKARDIAEAGARAALEALAVHEAKFYPHMSPAQQTLRNQLRAHARQLGDAQNTRDQITLKRLVHECAYEHWHRMLFARFLAENDLLIEPDSKMPISLAEAEELAKHARTDTWTYASRCAQQMLPAIFRPDDPVLQVTLATEHRVELEWLVNGLTSDTFKADDSLGWVYQFWQSAEKEKVNKAGEKITSDTLPSVTQLFTEHYMVLFLLHNTLGAWWAGRKLSSTDLAEAQTEEELRRKLALPGVQWEYLRFVRGADGKSGPWCPAAGTFPGWPQRTADIKLLDPCCGSGHFLVAGFELLVRLRMAEEGMPLNIAVDAVLQFNVFGLEIDARCTQIAVFSLALASWKLVGYRQSLPKPNVACTGLSAGGTRDQWLKILEGQGNLELRFFFGQLYDLFSKAPTLGSLINPHRFLGSGMLDKTGMETLLRHLQIAISDDPRATPDKHEMGIAAQGVAKAAELLADKYTLVVTNVPYLGRGKQDEILKEHLETQYPLGKADLATAFVLRCLEFCDKGGSTALVTPQNWLFQATYAKLRETLLERREFALIARLGPKGFQTPMWDFNVLLSVMTASKAASEHQISDLDASDANTPEAKAVAIQNRSEIAITPQAAQLLNPDAAILSSLMDPSALLSAAAATWQGLVTTDDNKFLAAFWEVGVSQDVWAQLQTPPDTTDYYGGRSHLIRWCNGQGDLHHASNAHNFPSSRMLGRPGIALRRMPPHKATLFEGTVFDDHIAPIVPSDPALLPALWCFCTSEEYADAVHRIDQQLKVAVASFLKVPFDLARWQTVAAGRFPDGLPEPESDDPTQWLFHGRPAQSTAPLQVAVVRLLGYRWPAELDAQMRLSRRARDLVKRCDELLKFADDDGIVCIPSVRGEEPATDRLLTLLSACGVKPHRNLDEWLRDDFFQEHCKLFHHRPFVWHIWDGRKRDGFHALVNYHKLADGKRGKKLLESLTYSYLGEWINRQQDGVKRGEDGAEDRLDAATELQQRLVAIIEGEPPFDLFVRWKPLAEQPIGWEPDIDDGVRVNIRPFLASDLPNGKTGTGVLRWKPNIKWAKDRGKELKRPIREYPWFWGWDGTVNYAGGPLSEFTGERHNDCHYTTEFKRQARQQAAGKS